A region from the Streptomyces lydicus genome encodes:
- a CDS encoding ABC transporter permease: MWMRSALAYRASFLMMAFGNFAANALDFVAIMLMFSRIDALGGFSLPEVAFLYGTSGVSLGLADLLLGSIEGLGRRVRDGTLDVLLLRPAPVFAQVAADRFALRRLGRLTQALLVLGWSLPQLPVEWTVGRVLMVPLMAVCGTAIFAAVFTAGAAFQFWAQDAAEVQNSFTYGGHAMLQYPPTVFAKELVRGVTFLVPLAFVNWLPALRLLGRPDPLGLPGWVDFLGPVVAALMCTGAGLAWRLGLRAYRSTGS, translated from the coding sequence ATGTGGATGCGCTCCGCCCTCGCCTACCGGGCCTCGTTCCTGATGATGGCGTTCGGCAACTTCGCGGCCAACGCGCTGGACTTCGTCGCGATCATGCTGATGTTCTCGCGGATCGACGCGCTCGGCGGGTTCTCGCTGCCCGAAGTGGCCTTCCTGTACGGGACGTCCGGGGTCTCGCTGGGCCTGGCGGACCTGCTGCTGGGCAGCATCGAAGGGCTGGGCCGGCGGGTGCGGGACGGCACCCTCGACGTCCTGCTGCTGCGCCCCGCGCCGGTCTTCGCACAGGTCGCGGCGGACCGCTTCGCGCTGCGCAGGCTGGGCCGGCTCACCCAGGCGCTGCTGGTGCTCGGCTGGTCGCTGCCGCAGCTCCCGGTGGAGTGGACGGTGGGCCGGGTGCTGATGGTGCCGCTGATGGCGGTGTGCGGAACGGCCATCTTCGCGGCGGTCTTCACGGCGGGCGCCGCCTTCCAGTTCTGGGCGCAGGACGCGGCCGAGGTGCAGAACTCCTTCACCTACGGCGGCCACGCGATGCTGCAGTACCCGCCGACGGTGTTCGCGAAGGAGCTGGTGCGCGGGGTCACCTTCCTCGTCCCGCTGGCGTTCGTGAACTGGCTGCCCGCGCTGCGGCTGCTGGGCCGCCCCGATCCGCTGGGGCTGCCGGGCTGGGTGGACTTCCTGGGGCCCGTGGTGGCGGCGCTGATGTGTACGGGGGCCGGGCTGGCGTGGCGGCTCGGGCTCCGGGCGTACCGGAGCACGGGCAGTTGA
- a CDS encoding ABC transporter ATP-binding protein, translated as MVSETAEAAPLIEVDGLEKVFSVRRKAGRLRRVRQEVRAVDGISFGVPRGEMVGFIGPNGAGKSTTIKMLTGILVPSGGRLRIAGIDPSPGSGLRTGRDRGRTRLARRIGVVFGQRTTLWWDLPLKDSYELVRRMYRVPDAVYRANLERCTELLDLGPLLAVPVRQLSLGQRMRGDLAAALLHDPEVLYLDEPTIGLDVVSKAKVRGFLREVNAERGTTVLLTTHDLTDIEQLCRRVMVIDHGRLVYDGGLDGLRAAGDGERTLVVDLARQLPPIEGVPGARTVKVDGPRQWLAFPASQSAAPLVAAVAARYPLVDLSVREPDIETLIAELYASGGKRPETGRSGGPAL; from the coding sequence GTGGTGAGCGAAACCGCCGAAGCGGCGCCGCTGATCGAGGTCGACGGCCTGGAGAAGGTCTTCTCGGTGCGGCGCAAGGCGGGCCGGCTGCGGCGGGTGCGGCAGGAGGTCCGGGCCGTGGACGGCATCTCCTTCGGGGTGCCGCGCGGCGAGATGGTCGGCTTCATCGGCCCGAACGGCGCCGGGAAGTCCACCACGATCAAGATGCTGACCGGCATTCTGGTGCCCAGCGGCGGCCGGCTGCGGATCGCGGGCATCGACCCGTCCCCGGGGTCCGGTCTCCGCACGGGCCGCGACCGCGGGCGGACCCGGCTCGCCCGCCGGATCGGGGTGGTCTTCGGGCAGCGCACCACGCTGTGGTGGGACCTGCCGCTCAAGGACTCCTACGAGCTGGTGCGGCGGATGTACCGGGTCCCGGACGCGGTCTACCGCGCCAACCTGGAGCGCTGCACCGAGCTGCTGGACCTGGGCCCGCTGCTGGCCGTACCGGTACGGCAGCTGTCGCTGGGGCAGCGGATGCGCGGCGATCTCGCGGCGGCGCTGCTGCACGACCCCGAAGTGCTGTATCTCGACGAGCCGACCATCGGCCTCGACGTGGTCAGCAAGGCGAAGGTGCGCGGGTTCCTGCGCGAGGTGAACGCCGAGCGGGGCACCACGGTCCTGCTGACCACCCATGACCTCACCGACATCGAGCAGTTGTGCCGCCGGGTGATGGTCATCGACCACGGCAGGCTGGTCTACGACGGCGGTCTCGACGGGCTGCGGGCGGCCGGGGACGGCGAGCGGACGCTGGTGGTGGACCTGGCGCGGCAACTGCCCCCGATCGAGGGCGTACCGGGCGCCCGTACGGTCAAGGTGGACGGGCCCCGGCAGTGGCTGGCGTTCCCGGCGTCGCAGAGCGCGGCCCCGCTGGTCGCCGCGGTCGCCGCGCGCTATCCGCTGGTGGATCTGTCGGTGCGGGAACCGGACATCGAGACCTTGATCGCCGAGCTGTACGCGAGCGGGGGAAAACGGCCGGAAACCGGGCGGAGCGGGGGCCCTGCCCTCTGA
- a CDS encoding DUF1707 SHOCT-like domain-containing protein, with amino-acid sequence MTEELPALRASDADRERVAEILRDAVAEGRLAMEEFDERLDAAYRARTYRELEVLTADLPVGATAPAPLSLRKESAAPAPWAERIVDGAEGSSVGLAFLGGFQRKGRWTIGRRFTAACLMGGGEIDLREADFAGSEVVVSCWVLMGGVNVVVPPGVHVEVRGVGIMGGFDAREEGAPGEPGAPRVIVRGLAMMGGVGVERKLPRAEKRRLKEEQRRLKEEQRRLDGHPRKELD; translated from the coding sequence ATGACTGAAGAGCTCCCGGCGCTGCGCGCCTCCGACGCCGACCGAGAGCGGGTCGCCGAGATCCTGCGGGACGCCGTCGCCGAAGGGCGGCTGGCGATGGAGGAGTTCGACGAGCGGCTGGACGCGGCGTACCGGGCCCGCACCTACCGGGAGCTGGAAGTGCTCACCGCCGATCTGCCGGTGGGTGCGACGGCCCCGGCACCGCTGTCGCTGCGCAAGGAGAGCGCGGCCCCCGCGCCGTGGGCGGAGCGGATCGTGGACGGTGCGGAGGGCTCGTCGGTCGGCCTGGCCTTCCTGGGCGGTTTCCAGCGCAAGGGCCGGTGGACGATCGGGCGCCGCTTCACGGCGGCCTGCCTCATGGGCGGCGGCGAGATCGATCTGCGCGAGGCGGACTTCGCCGGGTCCGAGGTCGTCGTCAGCTGCTGGGTGCTCATGGGCGGGGTGAACGTCGTGGTGCCGCCGGGCGTCCACGTCGAGGTGCGCGGCGTGGGCATCATGGGCGGTTTCGACGCGCGCGAGGAGGGCGCGCCGGGCGAGCCCGGCGCGCCCCGGGTGATCGTCAGGGGCCTGGCGATGATGGGCGGCGTCGGTGTCGAGCGGAAGCTGCCGAGGGCCGAGAAGCGGCGCCTGAAGGAGGAGCAGCGCCGCCTGAAGGAAGAGCAGCGCCGCCTCGACGGTCACCCGCGCAAGGAGTTGGACTGA
- a CDS encoding SGNH/GDSL hydrolase family protein produces the protein MKKSVGYSLLAGLAAVVVLISTAIFVGFGGDDGGPDDSSHKPRDPAAPAVSGQWVGTWSAAAAAAEPGTLNGYAGMSIRNVVHTSVGGAGVRIQLSNLYGTRPLVVSHATLALAAAPSNPTAASGTMRRLSFNGKPAVTIPAGGAVTSDPTRLKVPGDADLLVTTYSPSPSGPATYHPYARQTSYLARGDRAEDATGAAYTEQSPYWRYLTGVDVWSTQAHGSVVAIGDSITDGITSTAGANHRWTDFLAARLRNEPGAPRYGVLNQGISGNRLLVNGSRFSPNNGPSVLSRLQRDALSRTGVKAVIVEIGLNDLFKTPRQLDPQKIVAGMREIVRQAHARGLRVTGSTLSPFGGHRGYSNVLNSVREQVNRIVRSGTVYDEVVDFDKALRDPSAPGRLRPSYDSGDHLHPNDEGFRAMANAVNLAHLKLAAPAAL, from the coding sequence ATGAAGAAAAGTGTGGGTTACTCCCTGCTCGCCGGTCTGGCGGCAGTGGTGGTGCTGATCTCGACCGCCATATTCGTCGGCTTCGGCGGCGACGACGGCGGCCCGGACGATTCCTCGCACAAGCCGCGCGACCCCGCCGCACCGGCGGTCTCCGGGCAGTGGGTCGGCACCTGGTCGGCGGCCGCGGCGGCGGCCGAGCCCGGCACGCTCAACGGCTACGCGGGAATGTCGATACGCAACGTCGTGCACACCAGCGTCGGCGGGGCGGGCGTGCGCATCCAGCTCTCCAACCTCTACGGCACCCGTCCGCTGGTGGTGAGCCACGCCACCCTGGCGCTGGCCGCGGCCCCCAGCAACCCCACGGCCGCGAGCGGCACCATGCGGCGGCTGTCCTTCAACGGCAAGCCCGCGGTGACCATCCCGGCGGGCGGCGCGGTCACCAGCGACCCGACCCGGCTGAAGGTGCCCGGCGACGCGGACCTGCTGGTCACGACGTACTCCCCGTCCCCCTCGGGGCCCGCCACCTACCACCCGTACGCCCGGCAGACCTCCTACCTGGCGCGCGGCGACCGGGCCGAGGACGCCACCGGTGCGGCCTACACCGAGCAGAGCCCGTACTGGCGCTATCTGACCGGTGTGGACGTGTGGAGCACCCAGGCCCACGGCTCCGTCGTGGCGATCGGCGACTCGATCACCGACGGCATCACCTCCACCGCCGGCGCCAACCACCGCTGGACGGACTTCCTCGCGGCCAGGCTGCGCAACGAACCCGGCGCGCCCCGCTACGGCGTCCTCAACCAGGGCATCAGCGGCAACCGCCTGCTGGTCAACGGCTCCAGGTTCTCCCCGAACAACGGGCCCAGCGTGCTCTCCCGCCTGCAGCGCGACGCGCTGTCGCGGACCGGGGTGAAGGCGGTGATCGTCGAGATCGGGCTGAACGACCTGTTCAAGACCCCGCGCCAGCTCGACCCGCAGAAGATCGTGGCGGGCATGCGGGAGATCGTCCGGCAGGCGCACGCCCGCGGTCTGCGTGTCACCGGCAGCACCCTTAGCCCGTTCGGGGGGCACCGCGGTTACTCCAACGTGCTGAATTCGGTGCGCGAACAGGTCAACCGCATCGTCCGCTCCGGGACCGTCTACGACGAGGTCGTGGACTTCGACAAGGCGCTGCGCGACCCGTCGGCGCCGGGGCGGCTGCGGCCCTCCTACGACTCCGGGGACCATCTCCACCCGAACGACGAGGGCTTCCGGGCGATGGCGAACGCGGTGAACCTCGCCCACCTCAAGCTGGCCGCGCCCGCCGCGCTGTGA
- a CDS encoding DUF445 domain-containing protein, which translates to MERTNAGAAPGAERVPEPGAAPAGRTAPGGGFAYGAADEERRRAVRRMKATATGLLLAVALVYVLAKWAGASGAGGWTGFVAAAAEAGMVGALADWFAVTALFKRPMGLPIPHTAIIPTKKDQLGRSLGDFVGENFLSGEVVRRRLRSVGIGRRVGGWLAEPQNADRVTAELSTALRGALAVLRDSDVQAVVGEAITRRADAYEVAPGIGAMLEKIVAEGGHRRVVDLLVARVHDWLVEHGDSVMSAVSGGAPGWTPRFVDRKVGDRVYKELMRFVTEMRDMPEHPARGAIDRFLRDFAADLQSDPDTRAKVERLKSEVLGRREVQDLITSAWGSVRAMIVAAAEDERSELRLRVRAALLSLGRRLAGEKRLQDKVDGWLENAAVYVVTTYQREITSLITDTVAGWDAEHTSKKIEAHIGRDLQFIRINGTVVGALAGLAIYAVSQAFGG; encoded by the coding sequence ATGGAACGCACAAATGCCGGGGCGGCGCCGGGAGCGGAGCGCGTGCCGGAGCCGGGAGCGGCGCCGGCGGGCCGGACCGCACCGGGCGGCGGCTTCGCGTACGGCGCCGCCGACGAGGAGCGCCGGCGCGCCGTACGCCGGATGAAGGCGACGGCCACCGGTCTGCTGCTGGCCGTCGCCCTGGTCTACGTCCTGGCGAAATGGGCCGGGGCCTCCGGTGCGGGCGGCTGGACCGGGTTTGTCGCGGCGGCCGCGGAAGCCGGAATGGTCGGTGCGCTGGCCGACTGGTTCGCGGTCACCGCGCTGTTCAAGCGGCCGATGGGGCTGCCGATCCCGCACACCGCCATCATCCCCACCAAAAAGGATCAACTGGGTCGGAGCCTGGGTGATTTCGTCGGCGAGAACTTCCTCTCCGGCGAGGTCGTCCGCCGCCGGCTGCGCTCCGTCGGCATCGGCCGCCGGGTCGGCGGCTGGCTCGCCGAGCCGCAGAACGCCGACCGGGTCACCGCCGAGCTGTCCACCGCGCTGCGCGGCGCGCTGGCCGTGCTGCGCGACTCCGATGTGCAGGCGGTGGTCGGCGAGGCGATCACCCGCCGCGCCGACGCCTACGAGGTCGCGCCCGGGATCGGTGCGATGCTGGAGAAGATCGTCGCCGAGGGCGGCCACCGGCGGGTGGTGGACCTGCTCGTCGCCCGCGTCCACGACTGGCTGGTCGAGCACGGGGACTCCGTGATGAGCGCGGTCTCCGGCGGCGCGCCCGGATGGACCCCGCGGTTCGTCGACCGGAAGGTGGGCGACCGGGTCTACAAGGAGCTGATGCGCTTCGTCACCGAGATGCGGGACATGCCCGAGCATCCGGCGCGCGGGGCGATCGACCGCTTCCTGCGGGACTTCGCGGCCGATCTGCAGTCCGACCCGGACACCCGGGCCAAGGTCGAGCGGCTGAAGTCCGAGGTGCTGGGGCGCCGCGAGGTGCAGGATCTGATCACCTCGGCCTGGGGCTCGGTGCGCGCCATGATCGTCGCGGCGGCCGAGGACGAGCGCAGCGAACTGCGGCTGCGGGTGCGGGCGGCGCTGCTGTCCCTGGGCCGGCGGCTGGCCGGCGAGAAGCGGCTGCAGGACAAGGTGGACGGCTGGCTGGAGAACGCGGCCGTCTACGTGGTGACGACGTATCAGCGCGAGATCACCTCCCTGATCACCGACACCGTCGCCGGCTGGGACGCCGAGCACACCTCGAAGAAGATCGAGGCGCACATCGGCCGTGACCTGCAGTTCATCCGGATCAACGGCACCGTCGTCGGCGCCCTGGCCGGCCTCGCCATCTACGCCGTCTCGCAGGCCTTCGGCGGCTGA
- a CDS encoding class E sortase, translating to MRERIPVVVQGRRARRSRAARALWTGAELAVTLGAVLLLLVAHQLWWTNRQARDAAHDQVDRLERTWDARPPSSAVPPVPGADDGAAARTVRGGPSSLAPGRRTAGRPPPPRNAAYAVLRIPRIGLTAPVAQGVGKAAVLNKGYVGHYPHSAQPGEAGNVALAGHRNTHGEPFRRLDRLRAGDTVLLDTAEARYTYVVRRTLPRTTPADGTVLAAVPYSSAHPAYRFTAPGSYLTLTTCTPEYTSTYRLVVWGVLRSTQSR from the coding sequence GTGCGGGAGCGGATACCGGTAGTCGTACAGGGGCGGCGCGCCCGTCGCTCCCGTGCCGCGCGGGCGCTGTGGACGGGGGCCGAGCTGGCCGTGACGCTCGGCGCCGTCCTGCTGCTGCTCGTCGCCCACCAGCTGTGGTGGACGAACCGTCAGGCGCGGGACGCGGCGCACGACCAGGTGGACCGGCTGGAGCGGACGTGGGACGCCCGGCCGCCGTCATCCGCCGTGCCCCCGGTGCCCGGTGCGGACGACGGGGCGGCGGCGCGGACCGTGCGCGGCGGCCCGTCGTCCCTGGCACCCGGCCGCCGCACCGCAGGGCGGCCCCCGCCGCCGCGCAACGCCGCGTACGCCGTGCTGCGCATCCCGCGGATCGGCCTGACCGCCCCCGTCGCCCAGGGCGTCGGCAAGGCCGCGGTCCTCAACAAGGGCTACGTCGGCCACTATCCGCACAGCGCCCAGCCCGGTGAGGCCGGCAATGTCGCGCTGGCCGGGCACCGCAACACCCACGGCGAGCCGTTCCGCCGCCTCGACCGGCTGCGGGCCGGCGACACCGTCCTCCTCGACACCGCCGAGGCCCGCTACACCTATGTGGTCCGACGCACCCTGCCGCGGACCACGCCCGCCGACGGCACGGTCCTCGCCGCTGTCCCGTACAGCAGCGCGCACCCCGCCTACCGCTTCACGGCGCCCGGCTCCTATCTGACCCTGACGACCTGTACGCCGGAGTACACCTCCACCTACCGGCTGGTGGTCTGGGGCGTGTTGCGGTCGACACAGTCCCGGTGA
- a CDS encoding DUF3311 domain-containing protein: MRNETTGGRSPGSRRRPALLWLLLPYVLFLAVLPLANRVTPTVFGLPFLFFWMLVATLATPLSVGLARRGDLKRGRG, translated from the coding sequence GTGCGAAACGAGACCACCGGCGGGCGATCCCCGGGTTCGAGAAGGCGCCCCGCGCTGCTGTGGCTGCTGCTGCCGTATGTGCTGTTCCTGGCGGTGCTGCCACTGGCGAACCGGGTGACACCGACGGTGTTCGGCCTGCCGTTCCTGTTCTTCTGGATGCTGGTGGCGACGCTGGCGACCCCGCTGTCGGTGGGGCTGGCGCGGCGCGGCGACCTGAAGCGGGGCCGGGGATGA
- a CDS encoding sodium:solute symporter family protein, with translation MNATVSTAIFGGFMVLTVALGLLAVRGRSSGGGLAEWSVGGRSLGTVFIWVLMAGESYTSFSYLGAAGWGYNFGAPVLYVLAYMSCGYALGYVVGPMLWAYARRHRLVGITDMVAHRYRAPWLGAAVAVLATVCLLPYIQLQITGMGVVVSTISYGAISLNWAYFIAFAVTTGFVVISGLRGSAWVSVLKDVLVIATLGFLAVYVPLHYFGGYGPFLHRITAEKPQWLTFPGHASGGLGPVWFITTTVVNSLTVVIFPTTVAGYLGARNAEVLRRNALYLPFYNVLLFVPMLLGMAALFVVPGLVGADSNLALFKLVVDSLPAWAVGLTGVAAALSSIVPMAVFMLVIGTMWGRSVLGARAKVDIGAGEASGDGGRRTDGGRQKLWSQVVVVVAGALALALTYTAPDTLVRLSLISYEGMAQLVPMLLLGLVWRRLTLRAAVSGLVAGFALVCVLVFGGHDPVGGMNAGIVALAVNVAVALGVTWLGPRDADGRPDAEVLALDDEFPRDGGLPRDGAAGPTASS, from the coding sequence ATGAACGCCACGGTGTCCACCGCGATATTCGGCGGCTTCATGGTGCTCACCGTCGCCCTCGGCCTGCTCGCGGTGCGCGGCCGGAGTTCCGGCGGGGGACTGGCCGAGTGGTCGGTGGGCGGCCGGAGCCTGGGGACCGTCTTCATCTGGGTGCTGATGGCGGGCGAGAGCTATACGAGCTTCAGCTACCTCGGCGCGGCCGGCTGGGGCTACAACTTCGGCGCCCCGGTGCTCTACGTCCTGGCCTATATGTCCTGCGGCTATGCGCTCGGGTACGTCGTCGGGCCGATGCTGTGGGCCTACGCACGCCGTCACCGGCTGGTCGGCATCACCGACATGGTCGCGCACCGCTACCGGGCGCCCTGGCTCGGCGCCGCCGTCGCCGTGCTCGCCACCGTCTGCCTGCTGCCGTACATCCAGCTGCAGATCACCGGCATGGGCGTGGTCGTCTCGACCATCTCCTACGGCGCCATCAGCCTCAACTGGGCCTATTTCATAGCCTTCGCCGTCACCACGGGCTTCGTCGTGATCAGCGGGCTGCGCGGCAGCGCCTGGGTGTCGGTGCTCAAGGACGTCCTCGTCATCGCCACCCTCGGCTTCCTCGCGGTGTACGTGCCGCTGCACTACTTCGGCGGCTACGGGCCTTTCCTGCACCGGATCACCGCCGAGAAGCCGCAGTGGCTGACCTTCCCCGGCCATGCGTCGGGCGGGCTGGGTCCGGTCTGGTTCATCACCACCACCGTCGTCAACTCCCTCACGGTGGTGATCTTCCCGACGACCGTGGCGGGCTATCTGGGGGCCCGCAACGCCGAGGTGCTGCGCCGTAACGCGCTCTATCTCCCCTTCTACAACGTGCTGTTGTTCGTGCCGATGCTGCTCGGGATGGCGGCGCTGTTCGTGGTGCCCGGACTGGTGGGCGCGGACTCCAATCTCGCGTTGTTCAAGCTGGTGGTGGACTCCCTTCCGGCCTGGGCCGTGGGGCTGACCGGGGTGGCCGCAGCTCTCTCCTCCATCGTGCCGATGGCCGTGTTCATGCTGGTCATCGGCACGATGTGGGGGAGGAGCGTGCTGGGGGCGCGCGCGAAGGTGGACATCGGGGCCGGGGAGGCTTCCGGGGACGGCGGGCGGCGGACGGACGGCGGGCGGCAGAAGCTGTGGTCGCAGGTGGTCGTGGTGGTGGCCGGGGCGCTTGCGCTGGCGCTGACCTACACCGCCCCCGACACCCTCGTCCGGCTGTCCTTAATTTCGTACGAGGGCATGGCACAGCTCGTGCCGATGCTGCTGCTGGGGCTGGTGTGGCGGCGGCTGACGCTTCGCGCCGCGGTGAGCGGCCTGGTGGCGGGCTTCGCTCTGGTCTGTGTCCTGGTCTTCGGGGGACACGACCCGGTCGGGGGGATGAACGCGGGGATCGTCGCGCTCGCCGTGAATGTGGCGGTGGCGCTCGGGGTCACCTGGCTGGGGCCGCGCGATGCGGACGGCAGGCCGGACGCCGAGGTCCTGGCGCTGGACGACGAGTTCCCCCGGGACGGCGGACTGCCGCGGGACGGGGCGGCCGGCCCTACGGCGTCGTCGTGA
- a CDS encoding SCO0930 family lipoprotein, which translates to MSTRRRAGLAAAAVATLALTAACGSSTEQSAGTATTDHVQPAGQGTSDYGYGSSGGAGGAGGQAGGDTGGNAPQAAPSAGKLALHQDTELGPVVTDAKGMTLYRFDKDTADPSKSNCSGSCATTWPVVPADGATAPAGIDKSKLGSVTRADGTKQLTIGGWPAYRYVKDTKPGDTKGQGVGGTWNALAADGKKAGAQKPGDVSVFDHPQLGSILVDGEGRTLYRFNKDSAWPMKFGCNDACLDTWKPAKPADRSKLNGIAPKLISTVTRPDGTRQLAVDCWPVYWFTGDKEPGDINGQGKMGLWFAVSKEGKKITTTP; encoded by the coding sequence ATGAGCACTCGACGTCGTGCGGGTCTCGCGGCCGCGGCGGTCGCCACCCTGGCGCTGACCGCCGCCTGCGGCAGCAGCACCGAACAGAGCGCCGGCACCGCCACCACCGACCACGTCCAGCCCGCCGGGCAGGGCACCAGCGACTACGGCTACGGGTCCTCCGGCGGCGCGGGCGGCGCCGGAGGACAGGCGGGCGGCGACACCGGCGGCAACGCCCCGCAGGCCGCCCCCAGCGCCGGCAAGCTGGCCCTGCACCAGGACACCGAGCTCGGCCCGGTCGTCACCGACGCCAAGGGCATGACCCTCTACCGCTTCGACAAGGACACCGCGGACCCGTCCAAGTCCAACTGCTCCGGCTCCTGCGCCACCACCTGGCCGGTGGTCCCCGCCGACGGCGCCACCGCCCCGGCCGGTATCGACAAGAGCAAGCTGGGCTCGGTCACCCGCGCCGACGGCACCAAGCAGCTCACCATCGGCGGCTGGCCCGCCTACCGCTACGTCAAGGACACCAAGCCCGGCGACACCAAGGGCCAGGGCGTGGGCGGCACCTGGAACGCGCTGGCCGCCGACGGCAAGAAGGCCGGCGCGCAGAAGCCCGGCGACGTCTCGGTGTTCGACCACCCGCAGCTCGGCTCGATCCTCGTCGACGGCGAGGGCCGCACCCTCTACCGCTTCAACAAGGACAGCGCCTGGCCGATGAAGTTCGGCTGCAACGACGCCTGCCTGGACACCTGGAAGCCCGCCAAGCCGGCCGACCGCTCCAAGCTCAACGGCATCGCCCCCAAGCTCATCTCCACCGTCACCCGCCCCGACGGCACCCGCCAGCTGGCCGTCGACTGCTGGCCGGTCTACTGGTTCACCGGCGACAAGGAGCCCGGCGACATCAACGGCCAGGGCAAGATGGGCCTGTGGTTCGCGGTCTCCAAGGAGGGCAAGAAGATCACGACGACGCCGTAG
- a CDS encoding NADH-quinone oxidoreductase subunit NuoF family protein codes for MTAPAPTRPLPAVPGPAEPVPTLASFGPPRLLAGLDEMPRMGRVAHLARHGGLPQLSSTELVALAEDIDLRGRGGAGFPFARKLTAVMDGMRKADGKGAVVVNGSEGEPSCLKDTALLLHAPHLMLDGALLAADALGAQEVAIGVTRMDVLNSVQSAIDERGPVRPTLRVTLLTERFVTGEGSAMTNGLGGGAGLPSGRKIRSSERGLNGVPTLLSNTETYAQLAVAARLGALGYRTTGLPTEPGTLLLTVAGSRVVEVPYGVSLARVLALCGMDQGQGVLIGGYHGTFVSPTDALTANLSKESLAEYNAVLGAGAVLPLPHDTCPAGETVRVAQWMGAESAGQCGPCVLGLPALAEQLDRAVRGGGAAALEAVQARMRAVEKRGACSHPDGTARFVASALAAFPEEFERHAQGFGCGRPVTGALPVTGSRPLPSTVPQPAPAPSRAAAPPQERLLVDWTLCRGHGLCADVVPGIIKLGPDGYPEKASMPLPARMRRRAQLAVRRCPALALRVQGGS; via the coding sequence ATGACCGCCCCCGCCCCCACCCGCCCGCTCCCGGCCGTTCCCGGCCCCGCGGAGCCCGTGCCGACCCTGGCGTCCTTCGGCCCGCCCCGCCTGCTGGCGGGGCTCGACGAGATGCCGCGCATGGGCCGGGTGGCGCATCTCGCCCGTCACGGCGGCCTGCCCCAGCTCAGCTCCACGGAGCTGGTGGCGCTCGCCGAGGACATCGACCTGCGCGGCCGGGGAGGTGCGGGCTTCCCCTTCGCCCGCAAGCTCACCGCCGTCATGGACGGGATGCGCAAGGCCGACGGCAAGGGCGCGGTGGTCGTCAACGGCAGCGAGGGCGAGCCCAGTTGCCTCAAGGACACCGCGCTGCTGCTGCACGCCCCGCACCTGATGCTCGACGGCGCCCTGCTGGCCGCCGACGCGCTCGGCGCCCAGGAGGTCGCGATCGGCGTGACCCGCATGGACGTGCTGAACTCCGTGCAGAGCGCCATCGACGAACGCGGCCCGGTGCGGCCGACGTTACGGGTCACCCTGCTGACCGAACGGTTCGTCACCGGCGAGGGCTCCGCGATGACGAACGGACTGGGCGGCGGCGCCGGCCTGCCCTCGGGCCGCAAGATCCGCTCCAGCGAGCGGGGGCTGAACGGTGTGCCGACGCTGCTGTCGAACACCGAGACCTACGCCCAGCTCGCCGTGGCCGCCCGGCTCGGTGCACTCGGCTACCGCACCACGGGCCTGCCCACGGAGCCCGGCACGCTGCTGCTGACGGTCGCCGGCAGCCGGGTGGTGGAGGTGCCCTACGGCGTCTCGCTGGCCCGGGTCCTGGCGCTGTGCGGCATGGACCAGGGGCAGGGCGTGCTGATCGGCGGCTACCACGGCACCTTCGTCTCGCCCACCGACGCGCTGACCGCGAACCTGTCGAAGGAGTCGCTGGCCGAGTACAACGCGGTGCTCGGTGCGGGAGCGGTACTGCCGCTCCCCCACGACACCTGCCCCGCCGGCGAGACGGTACGCGTCGCGCAGTGGATGGGCGCCGAATCGGCCGGCCAGTGCGGCCCCTGCGTACTGGGCCTGCCCGCGCTCGCCGAGCAGCTCGACCGCGCCGTACGGGGCGGCGGCGCCGCCGCCCTGGAAGCCGTCCAGGCGCGGATGCGGGCGGTCGAGAAGCGCGGCGCCTGCAGCCATCCGGACGGCACCGCGCGCTTTGTCGCCTCGGCTCTCGCCGCCTTCCCCGAGGAGTTCGAGCGGCATGCGCAGGGGTTCGGATGCGGCCGCCCGGTGACCGGCGCGCTGCCGGTCACCGGGAGCCGGCCGCTGCCGTCCACCGTCCCCCAGCCGGCGCCCGCGCCCTCCCGGGCGGCCGCGCCGCCGCAGGAGCGGCTGCTGGTCGACTGGACGCTGTGCCGCGGCCACGGCCTGTGCGCGGATGTGGTGCCCGGCATCATCAAGCTGGGCCCGGACGGCTATCCGGAGAAGGCCAGCATGCCGCTGCCGGCCCGGATGCGGCGCCGTGCGCAGCTCGCGGTGCGCCGCTGCCCGGCGCTCGCGCTGCGGGTGCAGGGCGGCAGCTGA